A window of Pyrus communis chromosome 3, drPyrComm1.1, whole genome shotgun sequence genomic DNA:
TgcacttatttttctttttatctagTGATCTGTAGCTTTGTGATCTCCAAATTCCTAAACTGGCAACAGCATGCTCCCAATCCTCCTCGCCACTCCACAAGAGGAGAATactggtctctctctctctctctctctctctctttctctatctctctctctctctctctctctctctccaatttattcatttaatttgttttcgaACAAAAttaattgttgaaattttttgtttctgtGATGTGAAGCTTACAAAACTCAGGTGTCCCGCAATGCGAATATAGCGAAACTAGAAGCTGGTTATCTCTTTCCAGAGGTTTGTGGTGTTGTGATGTTCTTTCACTTTCAAATGTGGCATTGCCCATTTGATTTACCTGTACAACTGTTAATGCCTTGAGAGTGTGGTTTTATGTGGTTTTGGATTTATGGCTGGACTGTCGTAGTAAATATTCGATTGCTTTTTCGGGTTAATTTGTGATTATATATATCGTTTTGTTACGTAGATTGCTAGAAGAAGGGCTGAGCACTCGCAGAAGTACCCTGATGCACAAGTAATTAGCCCTGGGACTGGTAACACCACTGAGCCCATTCCAGAAGTTATAACCTCTGCAATGGCAAAGGTACCTTTTATTGTTACTTGTATATTATTGTGGTATCCCAGCCTGGTGGAAGAACAGAAGGGAACTATAAAGTCCCGATTAACTGAATGGATCCTGGTTTAATCACCTTGGCGCATAGTTTATCAATAACCCCGGCACTGTTACAAGGGTGTGGAACGAGTGAGTAGGGTTTGATTAACTTGTTgtttagaaaaaaaaactagataAAATGCATGCACTCTGGTGTTCTTTAATTATTGAAATTCTCCTATTGCTTTCACTGTTCCGTTAATAAGAGCAAAGTTGTTTTTCGGTTGATTGTATGCATGGTTGCGACAGAAACAGCATACTATATCTGTAATGGTGTAAAATTATTCAAATGCTGATCAAGGAATGGAGCTAACAGAAAATAATCATCCCTCTACTTCAAATTGCCACAACCGGACCACCACAAATAAATATTTCCTCCTTAAATGGTTGTTGATGTTACTTTCTTTCGTGTTCCTAGTTCTATCTAAAACTTACCTGTTTACTTTGTTTCTTGAGGGAGATTAACTTCAACCTAACCAACCTGAACGTTAATTTGAAAGTACTTAAACAATAAACATGGGTTTGCctctacttctatttttttcaGACTAAATTGAAAGTTGCTCTCTTTTTCTGGACAAAATCTTGAGTCCAACTGCTTTATCTTGTCTATAGCCTTTCCGGGTTGCTTTGTTGGGGTTGGCTGCTAGAGCCCCTGTTTATTCTGACATGGCTTATATCGCCTGGCTATGACATCTTTCCCATTTGACTTTGCCCTCGTGGTCCAGTTTATCAAGAATTCTTGTAGCGTCTGATGCAAACTTAACAACTTGAGCAAACAGTGGTTGATCATTCCGATGAACAGGCTTCTTCATAAAGATTGACTCTAAACAATCTCCAAATTTCCTGCATATACATGATGAGTTAAATATTGTTGAAGATGTGATAATAAATCAATAGTAAAGCCATACTATCTTCACATACAACTGATCATATGCCGTACCATCTCAACTAATTAACCATATGCCGTGCCATCTCTAAATTAGAGATTCGACAAGTTATGGTTGGTTAAGATGGTACAACAATTTAGATTTCAACATCTAGTCAACAGTTAGCTACTAATCACACTGATATTATCCCCACTTAACTACATGCACATCTTAGCGGTAGGTGCTGGgttctatcacaaaaaaccatGGTGCAATTAGACGTGTAACCATTCAACAAAAGTTGTGtaatcaatgaaaaaaaaaaaaaagagactaGAATATAAAGTTCTTCTATAAATAGCTTTTGAAACAGCTTTTGACTACCTTTTTAAATAGCTTTTGAGTTCGTCTTTTGAAACAGGATGACCCCTTTGAGAATGAGAATGTCAAGAATAAAATTCTATCATTGTTGTCTAACATTAGGTTGATACTGATCAGGCACATCATGCATATTGGGGAGAACACGGATTCATTATCCAGAAAGATGTTACTGCATTTGTGCGTGCATCACTACTGTAATGATTTTGTTGAGAATATATCAATAATTTGTCGGTACATTTGGTTGGTCGCAGTTAATATTGATTAATATCTCTCTTACATGGATGAATCTCGACTTACATCGCTAGCTAGCCCTAACTCTGCAACACCATTTTAATACCAAAATCGATAGTTGGGGTTTTCTTCAAGATCCATCCATGACCAGTCCCTAGGAACGTACGTAGTTACCAATGGCAAGTACTCGTCCATGTTCTTGCCAGCTGACAGTTGTATAATTAGTTGAATACTTATTACGTATTACTTGCACCACAAGTTATTTGACTTCAAATCTAGAGTTTGTGTCATAAGCGGGATACTAACCGAGTCTTATTTCTTTTCTATGCCTTGTAGGCTAAGGACTTGGCATATTTCTTAGTGAATGCCAACAATCCATAATTAATCCTTTGAATAAAAGCCGATTCCAACTAATTTATATTGAACTGCCCTGTTTACAAACTTACAGAATGAAAGCAAATTAATCTACAAATGAAACTTTAAATTGATCGTAAATGTAAAGAATCAACTGAAAACACATACGTCTAACTGTAAGACAAGGCTGATGAATCACTTGGGAAGTGATCGAGCGAATAAAGAGTGTCGGGCTGGAAACTGAGCTCGTCGGACTGAGTttctatgttgtttccttgagAAGGACATCAGTTGGGATGATACTTCAACCgataatcctttttttttttttttttttagatttttgacCTTTTATTACTATACGATTCATTTAGCTTTTGTTCTGCTAGCCAACTAAGCCAAGTTCATTGTTAGAGTAAACTGAGCTTGTTTTTGGTTGAGACAGCCAAAAAGCCAACCTTTTGATTGAGGCAAACCAATCCTATACGCATTCTAAAACATGCATTATATGTGAATTAccttgggaaaaaaaaaaaaaaaaagacgtcGTGTAGCATATGGTTGTTGGTCAGCTTTTATATGTCTTTCTAAATCCATATTGTTTCTGCTTTGCAGAAAGCACACGCTTTGTCTACCCTAGAGGGTTACAGTGGTTATGGAGCTGAACAAGGTGAAAAGGTATTTTGGCTTCTCATTAGATTTGCTAGTTGACGAGTTTTTAAGTTATTCTGTGCAAATATATCCTCTGTTAGCAAGATTCCATCATCTCCACATATCTCTCCTCAATCCTCTTGATTGAGTTATATTTAGAATGATTGTATAGGGTTGACTTGGTGATTTCAattgtaattaattattgtatcaAATAGGTTCTATATATCTTGTAATTCAGGGTGGTGTCCCAATTGCAACACCAATCAACACAACCAGGCTCACTGCCCACACCGGTACACCGGCCCTGCTCAGTTCCCTCCTTTCGCTGGTGCACATATGGCTCAAGCCGCGGCTCCGGCCGATCCCGTTTGGTATCCTGATACCGGCGCCACTCATCACATGACGGGTCCTGGCACATCCCTTCACAACCCGTATCCCTCCAATGGTAATCAAAATGTATTTATGGGTAATGGAGATTCCATGCATGTTACCCACACCGGtactttccctttttctttaggCTCTTCTACATTCACTCTTCGTGATGTTTTTCGCATTCCCGCCATTCGCAAAAATTTACTCTCTGTTGCTAGGTTCACTAAAGATAATCgtgtctttttcctttttgctcCAGATTTCTATCAAATTTATGATTTGCTCACCGGTGCACTCTTATTTCAGGGCCCTTGTGAAGATGGCTTGTATCCTCTTCAACTTTCCTCCACCCGTCAACCCCTTGCTCCTCATGCTCTTACCACTCTTCACTCCTCTACTTGGCATCGTCGTCTCGGTCACTCGTCGTCTTCTGTTCTTTCCCACCTAGGACCTTTGttaggaaaagaaataaaatttaataagaCATTCTGTACGGATTGTGCTATAAGCAAATCCACTCAATTACCGTTTTCGAATCGTAATATTTCAGTCTCATTTTCTTTTCACCTCATTCACTCCGATGTTTGGATGTCTCCTGTGCCCTCTCTTAGTGGCTTTCGGTATTATGTTCTTTTTACGGATGATTTTTCGCGTTACTCTTGGATTTATCCCATGCGCCGTAAATCGGAAGTCTTTACACACTTTCAAACATTTGTTGCCATGGCCCAGAATCTCTTCAACTCTAGTATTAAAATCTTACAAAGTGACAATGGTACCGAATATGTGAACAATGCTTTTGCCAATTTTTGTAACACCTTGGGTATCCAACAACGGTTCTCATGTCCTCAcacccctcaacaaaatggcgtCGCCGAACGCAAACATCGCCATATTGCAGACATGATTCGCACCCTTCTTCATACTGCTCATTTACCACCTTCCTATTAGACTGAAGCGGCTCTCACCGCGGTTcatctcattaatcttcttcctACACCCCTCCTAAATTGGGAATCCCCATATGCCAAACTCTTCCATCGATCTCCCTCTTATTCTCATCTCCGTGTCTTCGGTTGTTCATGCTTTCCTAACCTCAGTCCTTATACATCCCACAAACTTTCTCCTCGCTCTTTAGAATGTGTCTTCATCGGTTACAGTCCGAGTCATAAAGGTTATAGGTGTCTCCACCCTTCCACCGGTCGTGTCTATATCTCCCGTCATGTAATTTTTCAAGAAgattattttccttttactaAATTGCAGGTCACTCATGACTCTCCCACCATTTTGTTGGACATTCAACCTATCGCACCTCCGCAGCCCCCGCTGCCGAGCCCTCATATACCATTGTCTCCCCCTCCTCCGCAGATTACTTCTCCCTCCAGTGATCTGCCGAGCTCACCCCCCACCTCGCGGGCCCCAGCTGCTATCTCTATTGCAGCTCCACAGCCTTCACCGACAACACCTCTTCCACCGCCCGCATCATGTGATGATGCTATAACTGCACCGACTGCACCGTCTGCACAGACAGCACCGCCTGCACCGACTGCACCGCCACCGACTGCACAGCCCATTGTCTCACCGCATGCAACTCATGCAGATCCCATGGTATCTTCCAATGCTAGTCCTATGGACCACGAACCACCTGTCACCACTGCTCCACCTATGCATCCCATGGTCACACGTCTCCGACTTGGCATCACCAAGCCCAAGCATTCCACCGATGGCACCGTCCGCTATCCCCTGCCCAAAGCCCTTCTCACAACACTCTCTGATCTTGAGCCCACCTGTTTTTCTCAAGCCTCCAAGAGTCATGCTTGGCGCTCTGCAATGTCCGAAGAGATCAATGCTCTCCTTAAAAATAATACATGGTCTCTCGTTCCTCATTCACCTCATCATAACACGGTTGGTTCTAAGTGGGTGTTCCGGATAAAACGAAAGCCTGATGGATCTATTGAGCGTTATAAAGCTCGTTTAGTCGCCAAGGGTTTTCATCAACAGCCCGGAGTTGATTATGGGGAGACCTTTAGCCCCGTCGTAAAACCTACCACCATTCGAACGGTTCTCAGTGTTGCCATTTCTCGTGGTTGGTCACTACGCCAACTCGATGTCAAAAATGCATTCCTTCACGGGCACCTCCAAGAAGATGTTTACATGATTCAACCTCCCGGTTTTGTTGACCCTGATCGTCCCCATTATGTATGCAAGTTATACAAATCTCTCTACGGTCTCAAACAAGCGCCCCGAGCATGGTTCCATCGCATTAGCTCCTTTCTCCTCACTGCCGGTTTCACACAAAGTGTTGCTGATCCATCCCTCTTCATTTATCGGTTTGGTCCTCACACCATATTTTTGctcttatatgttgatgacattgttCTCACTGGTAGTGATACTGTTTTGCTACAAAGTTTTATTGATGCATTGGGCAGTGGTTTCGACATCAAAGATCTTGGTCCACTTCAATATTTTTTGGGATTGCAGGTTCTTACTCATGGTGATTCCCTACACATCAATCAATTAAAATATGCTCATGATTTGTTACAAAAGCACGATCTTGAACATTGCAAGCCCGTCAATACACCCATCGCTCCAAAGGTTGTTTTGTCCAATACTGATggtcctctcctctcctctcccaCGGAGTTTCGTGAACTTGTTGGCTGCCTTCAATATCTTACCTTGACACGTCCCGACATTACTTATGCGGTGAATACAGTTTCTCAGTTTATGAGTGCCCCTCGTGCTCCTCATCTTGTTGCCGCCAAGCGTATTCTTCGATACGTCAAAGGGACTCTCGATCATGGTCTTATCTTTACACCTCAATTACGAACTGCCCGCCTTTGTGCTTATTCCGATGCCGACTGGGCGGGGTGCCCTGATACACGCCGCTCAACAAGTGGTTACTTAATTTACTTGGGTTCGAACCTTGTCTCATGGTGCTCAAAGAAACAGCCCACTATTGCTAAATCCAGTGCCGAGTCCGAATACAGGTCCCTCTCTCACTCTTGTGCAGAAACAACTTGGTTATCCTATCTTCTCTATGAGCTCGGTGTCTCTATACAGTTTCCTGTTCACCTTTACTGCGACAATCTCAGCGCCACCTACATGGCTGCCAACCCTGTCTTCCATGCTCGCACTCGTCACATTGAACTTGACTACCACTTCGTCCGTGAAAAGGTCACTGTTGGGAGTCATCGTGTATTTTTTGTGCCATCCGTCGATCAGCCAGCTGATGTTCTTACTAAAGCACTGCACAAGCCGCGTCACACCTTTCTTTGCTCCAAACTTGTCCAACCGAGGCCGTCCAGTTTGCGGGGGGGTGTTAGCAAGATTCCATCATCTCCACATATCTCTCCTCAATCCTCTTGATTGAGTTATATTTAGAATGATTGTATAGGGTTGACTTGGTGATTTCAattgtaattaattattgtatcaAATAGGTTCTATATATCTTGTAATTCAGGGAATGAATAAACAAGGGAAAATCATTTTCTACATCCTCCCAtatataatattagggatgaTGAAGACTAAAGGCATATTGTTAATCTGTTCAGCTACTAAGAGCTTCAATTGCCTCAACATTTTATGACAACCTTGGCATCGTGGAAGATGACATCTTTGTTTCTGACGGTGCAAAATGTGACATATCCCGCCTTCAggttattttactttttatttacagtgattttttttttttttctcaaaattttcatgTTCATCGTTTGATAAGTATGACCATACTTGTAGTACTCTGTTGTAGGTTGTTTTTGGGTCTAATGTTACAATGGCAGTGCAAGATCCATCTTATCCGGTAGTTTTTGTTTTCAGTCTTAGTTGCCTGTTTATCTTGCTCAGTTAACTCGATGCGAACTGTTCAGATACCGCTTTAAATTAAGTagaagtttcttttcttttctgcagGCTTATGTAGACTTGAGTGTTATCATGGGCCAGACTGGACAGTATCAGAAAGATGTCGAAAAGTTCAGAAATATCGAGTACATGAGGTGTACTCCTGAGAATGGTTTATTTCCTGATTTATGCGCTGTTTCTCGAACAGATATCATATTTTTTTGCTCTCCAAACAACCCTACTGGTTCTGCTGCAACAAGGGAGCAACTGACTCAACTTGTACAGTTTGCTAAGGAGAACGGGTCAATCATAGTATACGATTTGGCATATGTCATGTATATGTCAGATGACAATCCACGGTCAATCTTTGAAATCCCTGGAGCTAAAGAGGTAATATGCAAACTATACTTTGCATATTTGCAATGCTCTTGATCCTttcttttattgaaaatttATGTGCAGCTGCCGGCTATATCGATCACTTGTTTGTTAGAGATTAATGCTACTAGGAATAGTTTGCATATGTGCATTGTACATCTGAAATTTCCTTAGCCTGTCATTGCACCTTTCATAAGTGATCCCCATTGTTCTCTGTTTCTGTGAGGCCACTGCAGATTGCAATTGAGACATCATCGTTCAGTAAGTATGCAGGATTCACAGGAGTTCGTTTGGGGTGGACTGTTGTTCCAAAGCAGTTGCTCTTTTCAGATGGATTCCCTGTTGCCAAGGACTTCAACCGCATTGTTTGTACTTGCTTCAATGGTGCATCCAATATATCCCAAGCTGGCGGTCTTGCTTGCCTTTCGCCAACAGGCCTTAAGGTCCGTTCTTATGTGTCTTGATTCGTTGCTAAAGTTTCGAAGTTGAAATCCGCATGCATATGTTTTTACACGCAGTGCTTACAATAGTTTGATTTCAACTCCTTGTAGGCTATGCGCGAGGTGATTGGTTACTACAAGAAAAATGCTGAAATAATTGTGGAGACGTTCGAGTCTCTTGGTTTTAAGGTGTATGGAGGGAAGAATGCACCCTATGTGTGGGTGCACTTCCCTGGCCGAAGCTCATGGGATGTATTCAGtgagattcttgagaagactcATGTGGTCACCATGCCGGGAAGTGGTTTCGGACCTGGGGGTGAAGGTTTCGTCAGGGTTAGCGCGTTTGGTCACCGGAAAAATGTATTAGAAGCTTGCGAAAGATTCAAGCAATTATACAATATTTGATCCGAATATAAAATCGAGACTTGCCTCCGTTTATGTTCAATGTTGAATGAGGAGCCGTATGAGGTGAAAATCTCATGTACGTGAGTAGCAAACTTAAGTTCCATTTCCTATTGATTTGTGGATTCTGTATCTTAGGAATGCAAAGCATTTTTCAGCTGCTGCAAAAATCTTTAAATTCGTTTCCATAATTATTCTAGCTATAGAGAgtgaaaaaatgaatttttattttcgttAACCATCAATTAACACAACTATTAACTTCTAATTAGTGGAATCAAGATAGATGTGTCTATGCTAACAGTTCTCTTCTTTAAAACCGGTACAATTGGTGGCAAACCACGGTTATCCATTCCACCCATTCTGTCTCTGAAGGAGGAAGCTAGTTGA
This region includes:
- the LOC137730282 gene encoding LL-diaminopimelate aminotransferase, chloroplastic-like, encoding MLPILLATPQEENTAYKTQVSRNANIAKLEAGYLFPEIARRRAEHSQKYPDAQVISPGTGNTTEPIPEVITSAMAKKAHALSTLEGYSGYGAEQGEKLLRASIASTFYDNLGIVEDDIFVSDGAKCDISRLQVVFGSNVTMAVQDPSYPAYVDLSVIMGQTGQYQKDVEKFRNIEYMRCTPENGLFPDLCAVSRTDIIFFCSPNNPTGSAATREQLTQLVQFAKENGSIIVYDLAYVMYMSDDNPRSIFEIPGAKEIAIETSSFSKYAGFTGVRLGWTVVPKQLLFSDGFPVAKDFNRIVCTCFNGASNISQAGGLACLSPTGLKAMREVIGYYKKNAEIIVETFESLGFKVYGGKNAPYVWVHFPGRSSWDVFSEILEKTHVVTMPGSGFGPGGEGFVRVSAFGHRKNVLEACERFKQLYNI